From one Eucalyptus grandis isolate ANBG69807.140 chromosome 9, ASM1654582v1, whole genome shotgun sequence genomic stretch:
- the LOC104419026 gene encoding U-box domain-containing protein 15, whose product MEGEAGESSSVSSSPCSSCGGADGNAGGGVVEYLIGVIEKAGSYGGYRKTQRKECLNLARRLKLLVPLLEEIGEARRAGDSPAGDGLDATLVRLRQAVVAANKLLKQCHCGSKIYLVLESEAVMSRFHAVYDKLNEALDDMPYDELGVSVEVQEQVELMRMQLKRAQKRRDTQDIELAMDLMVVLSEKDDRNVDNAILQRLANRLELRTFCDLKAETVAISKLVKQFGKDAQNIRQIMGLFGKFKRIIGFEEPSAQDCSVSSRTLEKLPSFSIPHEYLCPITLEIMTDPVIVATGQTYERESIQKWLDSNHRTCPKTGQILHHLLVVPNYALRNLILQWCEKNDFELPRKAISVGSDGSSSELVKQISCLVQDLSSPQLNARRHAILELRTLSKDNPDNRILIASMGGVTPLVQLLSFPDSKIQEHAVTALLNLSLNEANKRVIAQEGAIPAIIDILQNGTDEARENSAAALFSISMLDENKVLVGSTNGIPPLVDLLKNGTVRGKKDAATALFNLSLHQANKSRAIKAGSIPPLLNLLEDKNLGMIDEALSILLLLASHPEGRGQLGRLSFIKTLVEIIKNGTPKNKECATSVLLELGLHNSSFVLASLQYGVYEHLVEMARNGTNRGQRKANSLLQHMSKCEHIA is encoded by the exons ATGGAGGGAGAAGCGGGAGAGAGCTCCTCCGTTTCTAGCTCGCCCTGCTCGTCGTGCGGCGGCGCGGACGGTAATGCAGGCGGTGGCGTTGTTGAGTACTTGATCGGAGTGATCGAGAAGGCTGGGTCCTACGGCGGCTACAGGAAGACGCAGAGGAAGGAGTGTCTGAATCTGGCGAGGAGGTTGAAGCTGCTGGTCCCGCTTTTGGAAGAGATCGGAGAGGCCCGCCGCGCCGGAGATTCCCCCGCCGGTGATGGTTTGGACGCTACCCTGGTTCGCCTGAGGCAAGCGGTGGTTGCGGCTAACAAGCTGTTGAAGCAATGTCACTGCGGGAGCAAGATTTATCTG gtGTTGGAGAGCGAGGCGGTCATGAGTAGATTCCATGCTGTTTACGATAAGCTAAACGAGGCCTTGGATGATATGCCTTACGATGAGCTCGGGGTCTCGGTTGAAGTCCAGGAACAA GTCGAGCTAATGCGGATGCAACTCAAGAGGGCTCAAAAGAGGAGAGACACGCAGGACATTGAGTTGGCGATGGATCTGATGGTGGTACTATCCGAGAAGGATGACCGGAATGTGGACAATGCCATCCTACAGCGCCTTGCGAACAGATTGGAACTACGGACCTTCTGCGATCTGAAAGCAGAAACAGTCGCCATCAGTAAACTCGTGAAGCAGTTCGGAAAAGATGCGCAGAACATCCGGCAAATAATGGGCTTATTTGGTAAGTTCAAACGGATCATCGGGTTCGAGGAGCCAAGCGCGCAGGATTGTTCTGTTTCCTCGAGGACTCTGGAAAAGTTGCCGTCTTTCTCCATTCCTCATGAATACTTATGCCCGATCACGCTCGAGATAATGACGGATCCTGTTATTGTCGCCACCGGACAG ACCTACGAAAGAGAGAGCATACAGAAGTGGCTGGATTCGAATCATCGGACGTGCCCGAAGACCGGACAAATCTTGCATCACTTGTTGGTGGTGCCCAATTATGCCCTCCGCAACCTTATTTTGCAATGGTGCGAGAAGAATGACTTTGAGCTTCCAAGAAAGGCCATTTCCGTTGGTTCCGATGGCTCTTCGAGCGAACTCGTGAAGCAGATATCTTGCCTTGTACAAGATCTGTCCTCTCCTCAGCTGAATGCGCGAAGGCACGCAATTCTGGAGCTCCGGACTCTCTCCAAGGATAACCCTGATAACAGAATCCTGATAGCCAGCATGGGAGGAGTCACGCCTCTAGTTCAGCTCTTGTCGTTTCCAGACTCTAAAATCCAAGAACACGCCGTGACTGCACTCCTAAACTTGTCCCTCAACGAGGCGAACAAGAGAGTAATTGCCCAGGAAGGCGCGATTCCAGCTATAATTGATATACTGCAGAACGGAACGGATGAGGCGCGGGAGAACTCTGCAGCAGCCTTGTTTAGCATATCGATGCTCGACGAGAACAAGGTGCTTGTGGGCTCCACGAATGGGATTCCTCCCTTAGTGGATCTTCTGAAAAACGGAACAGTTCGAGGTAAGAAGGACGCGGCTACCGCGCTTTTCAACTTGTCCTTGCACCAAGCGAACAAGTCCAGGGCCATCAAGGCGGGCTCCATACCGCCGTTGCTCAATTTGCTCGAGGACAAGAATTTGGGAATGATCGATGAGGCGCTCTCGATCTTGTTGCTTCTCGCCTCGCACCCCGAGGGGCGAGGCCAGTTGGGGCGGCTATCTTTCATCAAGACACTGGTGGAGATCATCAAGAACGGGACACCCAAGAACAAGGAGTGCGCGACATCGGTGCTGCTGGAGCTGGGGCTGCACAACTCGTCCTTCGTGCTGGCCTCGCTTCAGTATGGAGTATACGAACATCTGGTGGAGATGGCCCGAAACGGGACTAACAGAGGCCAGAGGAAAGCCAATTCTCTGCTGCAGCACATGAGTAAGTGCGAGCACATTGCCTGA
- the LOC104419027 gene encoding ubiquitin domain-containing protein DSK2b: protein MGSEGDSSDARVGGGEEGVVVNIRCSNGSKFTVKTALDATVGAFKGVLAQSCDVPADQQRLIYKGRILKDDQTLESYGLQADHTVHMVRGLPPATPPPPATPGGGISDAAPGVTRGVGSNEGGGAGLGASLFPGLGLNPLGGGGASGLFGAGLPELEQVQQQLTQNPNIMREIMNMPAIQNLMNNPELMRSLMMSNPQMREIIDRNPELAHILNDPSILRQTLEAARNPELMREMMRNTDRAMSNIEASPEGFNMLRRMYENVQEPFLNATTMGGNNGNDLGANPFAALLGGRGGAQGRDGTNNPSSTGSETGQGPTAPNTNPLPNPWSNASGPTQTNTTARSTPVGETRAPGVAGLGGLGITGMDQMFTGMMQNPAISQMMQNLISDPQYINQIINVNPQLRTMVDANPQVREMMQNPELMRQLTSPETLQQMLALQQSLFAQLNRSQTTQEPGQTGGTAGTMNNTGLELLMNMFGGLGAGGFTVPNTPDVPPEELYATQLSQLQEMGFYNTQENISALRATSGNVHAAVERLLGNPGQ from the exons ATGGGATCGGAGGGCGATTCGAGCGACGCCAgggtcggcggcggcgaggaaGGGGTGGTCGTCAACATACGGTGCTCCAACGGCTCCAAGTTCACGGTCAAGaccgccctcgacgccaccgtcgGGGCCTTCAAGGGGGTCCTCGCCCAGAGCTGCGACGTGCCGGCCGATCAGCAGCGGTTGATCTACAAAGGTCGCATTTTGAAGGACGATCAGACCCTCGAGAGTTATG GTTTGCAAGCTGATCACACAGTTCATATGGTCCGCGGTTTGCCACCAGCAACACCTCCTCCCCCTGCTACTCCTGGTGGTGGAATTTCCGATGCTGCACCAGGTGTCACTCGAGGTGTTGGTTCCAATGAAGGTGGGGGAGCAGGTCTTGGGGCATCTTTGTTCCCTGGGCTTGGTCTAAATCCCTTGGGTGGCGGTGGGGCCTCTGGATTATTTGGAGCTGGGCTTCCAGAGTTGGAACAAGTACAGCAACAGCTTACTCAGAATCCCAACATCATGAGGGAAATAATGAATATGCCTGCCATTCAAAACCTGATGAACAATCCTGAGCTGATGCGCAGTTTGATGATGAGCAATCCTCAAATGCGTGAGATAATTGATAGAAACCCTGAGCTGGCACATATACTTAATGATCCTAGTATTCTGCGGCAGACATTAGAGGCTGCAAGGAATCCAGAGCTCATGCGTGAGATGATGCGAAATACGGACAGAGCTATGAGTAACATTGAAGCTTCTCCTGAGGGGTTTAACATGTTGCGGCGCATGTATGAAAATGTACAAGAACCTTTTCTCAATGCCACAACAATGGGAGGAAATAATGGAAATGATTTGGGTGCAAACCCATTTGCGGCTCTTTTAGGAGGCAGAGGTGGTGCACAGGGTAGGGATGGGACTAACAATCCTTCAAGCACCGGCTCCGAAACGGGGCAGGGGCCTACTGCCCCAAATACAAATCCACTACCTAATCCTTGGAGTAATGCTAGCG GGCCCACACAGACAAATACTACAGCGAGGTCAACCCCTGTTGGGGAAACAAGAGCACCTGGGGTTGCAGGTTTGGGAGGGCTTGGTATCACAGGGATGGATCAAATGTTCACCGGCATGATGCAAAATCCAGCTATATCCCAGATGATGCAGAACCTAATTTCGGATCCTCAGTACATAAATCAG ATTATCAATGTCAACCCTCAGCTGCGAACTATGGTCGATGCAAATCCCCAAGTGAGAGAAATGATGCAAAATCCTGAACTTATGCGTCAGTTAACTTCCCCCGAGACATTGCAG CAAATGCTAGCATTGCAGCAGTCACTTTTTGCTCAACTAAATCGGTCACAAACAACCCA GGAACCGGGTCAGACAGGGGGGACCGCAG GAACAATGAATAACACAGGGCTGGAGTTATTGATGAATATGTTTGGTGGTCTTGGAGCTGGCGGGTTTACAGTACCAAACACACCAGATG TGCCTCCGGAGGAACTTTATGCAACTCAGTTGTCACAACTTCAAGAAATGGGTTTCTACAACACGCAGGAGAACATCAGTGCGCTGCGTGCTACTTCTGGGAATGTTCATGCTGCTGTTGAGCGTCTTTTGGGGAATCCTGGTCAGTGA
- the LOC104419028 gene encoding zinc finger protein ZAT3, which produces MPSVKLFCQPFLSLTSVVKNMNTDSDFHFALPPTHEILTSFASIPTTNSSLARYDPNPRKKRTRPIQFDANLSAQGSPGVSRPKYGKKPDPGLPKITRPCSECGKKFWSWKALFGHMRCHPERQWRGMNPPANVRPVADSPAKSLSSTVVDQGLMTEEDHEVAMCLLMLANNTPADVESPCAATTNEGLRNSEAFPIGDARIGVDHNADGEGRSDSNSQFECSSCKKVFGSHQALGGHRASHKNVKGCFAMARNGDSEVNFHNVSYLLDCNQDFIAPFKDHNGEDNMTLDIGHQCSICLKVFSSGQALGGHKRCHWEKGEEPFSAQGLEPFVTKEPPPSALDLNFPASVGEDSSSSCFSDLTLDLRLGI; this is translated from the coding sequence ATGCCATCGGTTAAACTTTTTTGCCAACCCTTTCTCTCGCTAACTTCTGTAGTGAAAAACATGAACACCGACTCCGACTTCCATTTCGCTCTTCCTCCGACCCATGAAATCCTCACTTCCTTCGCCTCGATCCCCACCACCAACTCCTCCCTCGCGAGGTACGACCCGAACCCGCGCAAAAAGCGCACCCGGCCGATACAGTTCGATGCCAACTTGAGCGCACAGGGTTCCCCGGGGGTCTCCAGGCCCAAGTATGGGAAGAAACCCGACCCTGGATTGCCGAAGATCACCCGGCCGTGCAGCGAGTGCGGGAAGAAGTTCTGGTCGTGGAAGGCTCTGTTCGGACACATGAGGTGCCACCCCGAGCGCCAGTGGCGCGGGATGAACCCGCCGGCGAATGTCCGACCGGTTGCGGATTCTCCTGCAAAGTCGTTGAGCAGTACTGTCGTTGATCAAGGGCTGATGACAGAAGAGGATCATGAGGTCGCGATGTGCTTGCTCATGCTGGCTAACAACACCCCGGCGGATGTGGAATCACCTTGTGCTGCGACAACCAACGAAGGACTTCGGAATTCTGAGGCGTTTCCCATAGGAGACGCACGAATAGGGGTAGATCACAATGCCGACGGGGAAGGCCGGTCGGATTCGAACAGTCAGTTTGAGTGCTCGAGTTGCAAGAAGGTGTTCGGCTCCCACCAGGCCTTAGGGGGGCACAGGGCAAGCCATAAGAATGTCAAGGGCTGTTTCGCAATGGCGAGGAACGGTGACAGTGAGGTGAATTTCCACAACGTCAGTTACTTATTAGACTGTAATCAGGACTTCATTGCACCCTTTAAGGACCATAACGGGGAGGATAATATGACGCTTGATATAGGGCACCAATGCAGCATTTGCCTGAAGGTCTTCTCTAGTGGTCAAGCCCTTGGTGGGCACAAGAGGTGCCACTGGGAGAAGGGCGAGGAGCCATTCTCGGCTCAAGGTCTGGAACCCTTCGTGACGAAAGAGCCGCCTCCTTCTGCTTTGGACTTAAATTTTCCCGCCTCGGTTGGAGAGGACTCATCCTCGTCTTGCTTTTCCGATCTGACCCTGGATTTGAGGTTGGGAATTTGA
- the LOC104419030 gene encoding protein NLP2: MEDVAFTPNFTSESLLDSAMDLDLMDQLLLEGCWLETTDASNYPFRGIFQEEAGKDFAESPPSTCPRIEERLEMEQKNINPFEATASSSQSEGFQIEGTEVGRRCWIAPTANPGPSSSMKQRLMMVLGRLKECTKDKDVLVQIWVPVKKGGRNVLTTIDQPYVYNPNSKSLESYRNVSKTYQFLADEETKESVGLPGRVFLGKLPEWTPDVRFFSSEEYPRRDYAQQYDVRGSLALPVFERGSGTCLGVVEIITTSQKINYRPELETVCKALEAVDLRSSQTFRPPSAKACNQSHQAALPQILEVLTSVCRQYRLPLALTWASCLQQGKEGPRHSNENYEFCVSTVDSACFVADQHYLGFQEACSEHHLLRGQGIVGRAFTINQPCFAADITAFSRKEYPLAHHARMLGLCCATAIPLASIHTGSVDFVLEFFLPRDCRDAEEQKQMINSLSSFVCQTLQNSQKEQKETLVSSTRYTGVNTSDKRIQAEETDKLLPSLNKRHPQEVSWIANMVEAQKNSKGISVPFEVQKEPKEEFTVTTKWEETEIGLQHGQFHPEFHRVQQNLENKPNVEGGDTLGQFPSIGGRKSGQRTRTKTEKTISLDVLRQYFAGSLKDAARSIGVCPTTLKRICRQHGITRWPSRKIKKVGHSLKKLESIINSVQGAEGTIRIRSFYESFPELNSPRHSEKGTFSSANLGNPLEQLNPQTENGLFSSGATTSNSPSSSCSQSSGSTTSFSTGTKQCFTAITALSSGDPVMSNNPSEVLKRTHSDAELHISTHEEPKPLIRSQSHKSLDEWGSLENVATLPKTNNPRITRDLGIYRIKAILGEEKIRFSLKPSWGLRDLQREVAKRFNIEDIGTIDLKYLDDDQEWVLLTCDADLEECIDVYRMSRNHTIRISIHQSSHQNLRSLGGSSGEAQHRGHIHL; the protein is encoded by the exons ATGGAGGATGTTGCTTTCACCCCTAATTTCACAAGTGAGAGTCTCTTGGATTCTGCCATGGACTTGGACTTGATGGATCAACTCTTGTTAGAAGGATGCTGGTTAGAAACAACAGATGCCTCCAACTATCCATTTCGGGGCATCTTTCAAGAGGAAGCAGGAAAAGACTTCGCCGAAAGTCCACCCTCAACGTGTCCTAGAATAGAGGAAAGATTGGAGATGGAGCAGAAAAATATTAATCCTTTTGAAGCTACGGCATCTTCAAGTCAATCTGAAGGTTTTCAGATTGAAGGCACCGAAGTTGGGAGACGGTGCTGGATTGCCCCAACGGCAAACCCGGGTCCCTCTTCCTCCATGAAGCAGAGATTGATGATGGTTCTCGGGCGTCTGAAAGAATGCACTAAAGACAAAGATGTGCTTGTTCAAATATGGGTGCCGGTAAAGAAAGGGGGGAGGAACGTGCTTACCACAATTGACCAGCCATATGTCTATAATCCTAACAGCAAGAGCCTTGAGAGTTACAGAAATGTTTCAAAAACATATCAGTTCCTGGCCGATGAGGAGACTAAAGAGTCAGTTGGCTTGCCGGGTCGGGTTTTCTTGGGGAAGCTCCCAGAGTGGACTCCTGATGTTCGGTTCTTCAGTAGTGAAGAGTATCCACGTCGTGACTATGCTCAGCAGTATGATGTCCGTGGGTCCCTTGCGCTTCCTGTTTTTGAACGGGGCAGTGGGACTTGCTTGGGTGTTGTTGAGATCATAACAACTTCCCAGAAGATCAACTATCGTCCAGAACTTGAAACTGTCTGCAAAGCTCTCGAG GCTGTTGATCTTAGAAGTTCCCAGACCTTCAGACCACCTAGTGCGAAG GCTTGCAATCAGTCACACCAAGCTGCACTACCGCAGATCTTAGAGGTTTTGACATCTGTATGCAGACAATACAGACTGCCACTAGCTTTGACTTGGGCTTCTTGTCTCCAGCAAGGTAAAGAAGGACCTCGGCATTCTAATGAGAACTATGAATTCTGTGTGTCAACCGTCGATTCTGCTTGTTTTGTGGCCGATCAACACTACTTGGGGTTTCAGGAAGCATGTTCAGAGCATCACCTGTTAAGAGGACAAGGAATCGTTGGGAGGGCATTTACAATAAACCAGCCATGTTTTGCTGCTGATATAACTGCATTCAGCAGGAAGGAATACCCTCTGGCTCACCATGCTAGGATGTTAGGGTTATGCTGTGCCACTGCAATTCCCTTAGCAAGCATCCACACCGGATCAGTTGACTTTGTCTTGGAGTTCTTTTTGCCAAGAGATTGCAGAGATGCTGAAGAACAAAAGCAGATGATTAACTCATTGTCCAGTTTTGTATGTCAGACACTCCAGAATTCCCAAAAGGAACAGAAGGAAACGCTCGTGTCATCCACAAGATATACTGGAGTTAACACTTCAGATAAAAGAATTCAGGCTGAAGAAACCGATAAGTTGCTACCTTCTCTTAACAAACGTCATCCGCAAGAAGTGTCGTGGATTGCAAATATGGTGGAGGCCCAAAAGAACAGCAAAGGGATCTCTGTTCCATTTGAGGTTCAGAAAGAACCCAAAGAAGAATTTACAGTGACGACCAAATGGGAAGAAACTGAAATAGGACTACAGCATGGACAGTTCCATCCAGAGTTCCACCGAGTTCAGCAGAACTTAGAAAACAAGCCTAATGTCGAGGGTGGGGATACTCTTGGTCAGTTTCCCTCCATAGGTGGTAGAAAATCAGGTCAGAGGACTCGTACAAAGACTGAGAAGACAATCAGCTTGGATGTCCTCCGGCAATACTTCGCAGGGAGCCTCAAAGATGCTGCTAGAAGTATTGGTG TTTGTCCTACAACCTTGAAAAGGATATGCAGACAACATGGCATCACTAGATGGCCTTCTCGAAAGATCAAGAAGGTAGGCCATTCTCTAAAGAAGCTTGAGAGCATTATAAATTCGGTCCAAGGTGCTGAGGGTACCATACGTATTCGCTCATTTTATGAGAGCTTCCCAGAATTGAACTCTCCAAGACACTCTGAGAAGGGAACTTTTTCATCAGCTAATCTGGGTAATCCTCTGGAGCAATTAAATCCTCAGACTGAGAATGGTTTGTTCAGCTCAGGAGCCACTACCTCGAATTCTCCATCTTCCTCATGCAGCCAGAGCTCTGGTTCTACTACCTCTTTCTCAACCGGGACAAAGCAGTGTTTTACTGCAATAACTGCTCTGAGCAGCGGTGATCCAGTCATGTCCAATAACCCCTCTGAAGTGCTAAAACGAACACACAGCGATGCAGAATTACATATTTCCACTCACGAAGAGCCGAAGCCTCTTATAAGATCCCAAAGCCACAAATCATTGGACGAGTGGGGAAGTCTCGAGAATGTAGCCACTTTACCGAAAACCAACAACCCCCGCATAACACGTGATTTGGGCATTTATAGAATTAAAGCAATTTTGGGGGAAGAAAAGATCAGGTTTAGCTTGAAACCCAGTTGGGGACTTAGAGATTTGCAACGTGAGGTGGCAAAACGTTTCAACATAGAAGATATTGGAACAATTGATCTCAAGTACTTGGATGATGATCAAGAATGGGTTCTTTTGACATGTGATGCTGATCTTGAGGAGTGCATTGATGTGTACAGAATGTCGCGAAACCATACAATCCGGATCTCCATTCACCAATCTTCACATCAAAATCTAAGAAGTCTTGGTGGTAGCAGTGGTGAGGCTCAGCACCGAGGCCATATCCATTTATAA
- the LOC104419032 gene encoding pentatricopeptide repeat-containing protein At2g17140 has product MDPTAKLAKALFKNSGNPKLAWQLFKRILSSPPSPAHAPCIARSLPIVSRILVRARMLPEIDHLRALILSSCPAESRPSSLVSLVKLLARSGLPAAAVSHFKSLRSRFPDDPPPGLVYNLLIRACLRENRVDDVLWLYRDMVVAGLSPETYTFNLLIDVLCEAGRLSDARNLFEKMPKRGCMPNEYSFGILVRGYCRARLTGQGLELLNEMKSSGIAPNNVVYNTLISSLCREGMTDEAEKLVERMRGDGLSPDIVTFNSRISALCAAGKVLEASRIFRDMLTDQELGLPEPNTVTYNLMLQGFCKEGMWEEAKTLGDTMKRKGELMKLESYNIQLLGLIRKGNLLEAQSIINEMIESGVEPSIYTYNIVIDGLCKNGMLSDARTVMHSMQSSSVSPDTISYSTLAQGYCSKGKMREARNILQEMMKSGCFPNNYTSNFLLHSLWKEGKTSEAEKLLQKMNERGYGLDTVTCNIVIHGLCLRGELDKAMEIVSGMWSHGSAALGNLGNSFIGLVDNANDCNKCSPDLISYSTVISGLCKAGRVEEAKKMFAEMMSRKIRPDSVIYDSFVYALCKEGKLSSAFRVLKDMEKKGCSRRLQTYNSLILGLGRKNQIFEIYGLLDEMKERGIPPNVCTFNNFIRCLCEGGRINDAPSILDEMIEKGVFPNITTFKILIRAFCKAGDFGLAQEMFEIALNICGHKEPLYSLLFNELLAGKEIEAAEELFKAAINRHFDLEDFLSNHLINILCNEGKIDDASGILNRMIDSGYGIDPASFMPVIDGLRHKGNKKEADQLAERMMDIVSNEKVAASKERTIHRRPDIHNEYNWQSIVQRDDGSRTVSRTLKDIQKGWGQGSIPSLQQKKMITWIFEMIRNLFYCSSAPYRILKREETMIVEMLGSAVAHSLMNILRQLSEFSSLSF; this is encoded by the exons ATGGACCCAACCGCCAAGCTCGCCAAAGCACTTTTCAAGAACTCCGGCAATCCGAAGCTCGCATGGCAGCTCTTCAAGCGCATCCTCTCCTCGCCTCCCTCCCCCGCTCACGCCCCATGCATCGCCCGCTCCCTCCCCATCGTCTCCCGCATCCTGGTTCGCGCCAGGATGCTCCCGGAGATCGACCACCTCCGCGCCCTCATCCTCTCCTCCTGCCCCGCCGAGTCCCGCCCCTCTTCCCTCGTTTCCCTCGTGAAACTGCTGGCCCGTTCGGGGCTCCCCGCGGCCGCCGTCTCGCATTTCAAGTCGCTCCGTTCTCGTTTCCCTGACGACCCGCCTCCGGGTCTCGTGTATAATTTGCTCATACGGGCGTGCCTGAGGGAAAACCGTGTGGATGACGTGTTGTGGCTGTACAGGGATATGGTTGTTGCGGGGTTGAGCCCCGAGACCTACACGTTTAATCTGTTGATCGACGTGCTGTGCGAGGCGGGCCGGTTGAGTGATGCCCGGAACTTGTTTGAGAAAATGCCTAAGAGAGGGTGCATGCCTAATGAGTACAGTTTCGGGATTTTGGTTCGTGGGTATTGTAGAGCTCGACTCACTGGCCAGGGGTTGGAGCTTTTGAATGAGATGAAGAGCTCGGGGATTGCGCCGAATAATGTAGTGTACAATACTTTGATTTCTAGCCTTTGTAGGGAAGGTATGACTGATGAAGCTGAAAAATTGGTAGAGAGGATGAGAGGAGATGGCTTGTCTCCAGATATTGTTACCTTCAATTCCCGGATATCTGCTCTTTGTGCTGCCGGTAAAGTATTAGAAGCTTCTAGAATTTTTAGAGATATGTTAACAGATCAAGAGTTGGGCCTCCCTGAGCCGAACACTGTAACATACAATCTAATGCTTCAAGGATTTTGCAAGGAAGGGATGTGGGAGGAAGCCAAAACTCTGGGCGATACGATGAAGAGAAAGGGTGAGTTGATGAAATTGGAGAGCTACAATATCCAGTTGTTAGGTTTGATTAGGAAGGGGAACCTCTTAGAGGCACAGTCAATAATAAATGAGATGATTGAAAGTGGTGTTGAACCCAGTATTTACACATACAATATTGTGATTGATGGGCTGTGCAAGAATGGGATGTTGTCTGATGCAAGGACAGTGATGCATTCAATGCAAAGTTCCAGTGTCTCCCCAGATACAATCAGTTATAGCACTTTAGCCCAGGGATACTGCAGCAAAGGGAAGATGCGGGAAGCAAGGAATATTCTCCAGGAGATGATGAAGAGTGGCTGTTTCCCAAACAATTACACTTCTAATTTCTTGCTACATAGCCTCTGGAAAGAGGGTAAGACATCAGAGGCTGAAAAGTTACTGCAGAAGATGAATGAGAGAGGTTATGGCTTGGATACTGTCACCTGTAATATTGTAATACATGGGTTATGTCTCAGAGGTGAGTTGGATAAGGCAATGGAGATAGTGAGTGGGATGTGGAGTCACGGAAGTGCTGCTCTTGGAAATTTGGGGAATTCTTTTATTGGCTTAGTTGATAATGCCAATGATTGCAACAAATGTTCCCCAGATCTAATCTCTTACTCAACTGTGATTAGTGGTTTATGCAAGGCCGGTAGGGTagaagaagcaaagaagatGTTTGCTGAGATGATGAGTAGAAAAATACGCCCTGATTCTGTTATTTACGATTCCTTTGTGTACGCTCTCTGTAAAGAGGGAAAACTATCATCCGCTTTTCGAGTTCTCAAGGACATGGAGAAAAAAGGTTGCAGCAGGAGGCTACAAACGTACAATTCATTGATTTTGGGCTTGGGAAGAAAGAATCAGATATTTGAGATATAtggacttcttgatgaaatgaaagaaagagggaTACCTCCCAATGTCTGTACTTTCAATAATTTCATCAGATGCCTGTGTGAAGGTGGGAGGATTAATGATGCCCCTTCTATTCTAGATGAGATGATTGAGAAGGGAGTATTTCCTAATATTACTACTTTTAAGATACTCATCAGAGCTTTCTGCAAGGCTGGTGACTTTGGACTGGCCCAGGAGATGTTTGAAATAGCTCTTAATATATGTGGCCATAAGGAACCCCTCTACAGCTTATTGTTCAACGAGTTGCTTGCCGGAAAGGAAATTGAAGCAGCTGAAGAGTTGTTCAAAGCTGCAATTAACAGACATTTTGATCTGGAAGATTTTCTCTCTAATCATCTCATCAACATCCTTTGTAATGAAGGGAAGATAGATGATGCCAGTGGCATTCTTAATAGGATGATTGATAGTGGATATGGAATTGACCCTGCATCATTTATGCCAGTAATTGATGGATTAAgacataaaggaaataaaaaggaggCTGATCAACTTGCAGAGAGGATGATGGATATAGTGTCAAATGAGAAGGTAGCAGCAAGTAAGGAGAGAACCATCCACAGAAGACCAGATATCCATAATGAATACAATTGGCAAAGCATAGTGCAAAG AGATGATGGCAGCAGGACTGTCTCCAGAACTCTCAAGGATATACAGAAAGGTTGGGGTCAGGGCAGTATACCAAGTCtgcagcaaaagaaaatgattaccTGGATTTTTGAGATG ATTAGGAATTTGTTTTATTGTTCCTCAGCACCATATAGGATTttgaagagagaagaaacaatgATTGTCGAGATGCTTGGCAGCGCAGTAGCTCACTCTCTAATGAACATCCTGCGACAACTTTCTGAGTTCTCTTCTCTCAGTTTTTAG